One Panicum virgatum strain AP13 chromosome 9K, P.virgatum_v5, whole genome shotgun sequence genomic region harbors:
- the LOC120652481 gene encoding leucine-rich repeat receptor protein kinase HPCA1-like, with translation MEKQTFQAPSHEPARVCGGCSRMEMEAADGRGGRRTMGLAAALAAAVVLAACARACHGMTDSQDTSVLRALVDQWQNAPPTWGQSDDPCGDSPWEGVTCANNKVISIKLSTMGIKGLLAADIGQLSDLQSLDLSFNKDLSGVLTPNIGSLRQLTTLILAGCSFHGTIPDELGSLPKLSYMALNSNQFSGKIPASLGNLSSLYWFDIADNQLSGPLPISTSGGMGLDKLLKTKHFHFNKNQLSGPIPDALFSPEMTLIHLIFDGNKFTGSIPDSLGLVSTLEVVRLDRNSLSGPVPSNLKNLTKVNELNLANNQLTGTLPDLTGMDALNYVDLSNNTFDPSPCPAWFWRLPQLSALIIQSGRLYGTVPPRLFSDAQLNQVILDDNALNGTLDMGRSISSELSLVSFKDNEFSSFIVTSSYSGTLALAGNPVCELEQLPNAAYCNLTQRAASAPYSTSLVKCFSGPCPAGQSLSPQSCACAYPYQGVMYFRAPFFRDVGNGTAFQALESMLWTKLALTPGSVFLQDPFFNSDSYMEVQVKLFPSGGSAYFNRSEVIRIGFDLSNQTFKPPKEFGPYYFIASPYPFPESRSPSKSKGVIIGIAVGCGVLLVALAAAAVYAFVQRRRAQKAKAELGGPFASWARSEEWGGAPRLKGARWFSYEELKRSTNNFAEANELGYGGYGKVYRGMLPTGQPIAIKRAQQGSMQGGHEFKTEIELLSRVHHKNLVGLVGFCFEQGEQMLVYEFMPGGTLRDSLAGKSGLHLDWKKRLRVALGAARGLAYLHELADPPIIHRDVKSSNILMDDHLTAKVADFGLSKLVSDSERGHVSTQVKGTLGYLDPEYYMSQQLTEKSDVYSFGVVMLELIVAKQPIDKGKYVVREVNRLFDTSDADFCGLRGMVDARIMNTNRLAAFGKFVQLALRCVDEVATARPSMSEVVKEIEVMLQSEGLSSSSTSASTSATEFDVTKGAPHHPYNDPPKKDKDVSTDSFDYSGGYSFQSKVEPK, from the exons ATGGAAAAACAAACTTTCCAGGCACCATCACACGAACCGGCACGCGTGTGTGGGGGTTGTTCGCGCATGGAGATGGAGGCAGCAGACGGGCGCGGTGGGAGGAGGACGATGGGGCtcgccgccgctctcgccgcggccgtcgTGCTCGCGGCGTGCGCCCGGGCGTGCCATGGCATGACGGACAGCCAGGACA CCTCCGTGCTCCGGGCGTTGGTGGATCAGTGGCAGAACGCGCCGCCGACCTGGGGACAGTCCGACGACCCCTGCGGCGATTCGCCATGGGAGGGAGTGACGTGCGCCAACAACAAAGTGATCTCCAT AAAGCTGTCCACCATGGGCATCAAAGGACTGCTAGCTGCTGACATAGGGCAACTCAGTGACCTGCAATCCCT GGACCTATCATTCAACAAGGACCTCAGCGGCGTGCTCACTCCGAACATCGGAAGCTTGAGGCAGCTCACCACCTT GATTCTTGCCGGTTGCAGTTTCCATGGCACCATCCCGGATGAACTAGGAAGTCTGCCAAAGCTGTCCTACAT GGCACTGAATTCAAATCAGTtctctggaaaaataccagcgTCGCTGGGCAATCTCTCCAGCCTCTACTGGTTTGATATCGCTGACAATCAACTGAGCGGTCCCCTGCCGATTTCGACAAGCGGTGGAATGGGCCTAGACAAGCTTTTAAAAACCAAACACTT TCACTTCAACAAGAACCAATTGTCTGGTCCGATCCCTGACGCTCTCTTCAGCCCAGAGATGACCCTGATCCATCT GATCTTTGACGGAAATAAATTCACCGGGAGTATCCCAGACTCTCTTGGGCTTGTCAGTACACTTGAAGTTGT ACGGCTGGACAGAAATTCCCTCTCTGGTCCAGTTCCTTCAAATCTGAAGAACCTCACCAAAGTAAATGAGCT CAACTTGGCCAACAACCAGCTCACCGGAACCTTGCCAGATCTAACTGGGATGGATGCTCTCAATTACGT TGATCTGAGCAACAACACGTTTGATCCTTCCCCGTGCCCAGCGTGGTTTTGGAGGCTACCACAGCTCTCAGCTCT GATCATACAGTCCGGGAGGCTCTACGGCACCGTGCCGCCAAGGCTGTTCAGCGACGCGCAGTTGAATCAAGT GATCCTCGACGACAACGCGCTCAACGGCACCCTGGACATGGGCAGGAGCATCAGCAGCGAGCTCAGCCTCGTGAGCTTCAAGGACAACGAGTTCTCCTCCTTCATCGTGACCTCCAGCTACAGCGGCACCCTCGC GCTGGCCGGGAACCCCGTGTGCGAGCTGGAGCAGCTGCCCAATGCGGCGTACTGCAACCTGACGCAgcgggcggcgtcggcgccctACTCGACGAGCCTGGTGAAGTGCTTCTCGGGGCCGTGCCCGGCGGGGCAGAGCCTGAGCCCGCAGAGCTGCGCGTGCGCGTACCCGTACCAGGGGGTCATGTACTTCCGGGCGCCCTTCTTCCGCGACGTGGGCAACGGCACGGCGTTCCAGGCGCTGGAGAGCATGCTGTGGACGAAGCTGGCGCTCACCCCGGGCTCCGTCTTCCTGCAGGACCCCTTCTTCAACAGCGACTCCTACATGGAGGTGCAGGTGAAGCTCTTCCCCTCCGGCGGCAGCGCCTACTTCAACCGCTCCGAGGTCATTCGCATCGGCTTCGACCTCAGCAACCAGACGTTCAAGCCGCCCAAGGAGTTCGGCCCCTACTACTTCATCGCCTCGCCGTACCCGTTCCCAG AGAGCCGGTCGCCGTCCAAGAGCAAGGGCGTGATCATCGGGATCGCGGTCGGCTGCGGCGTCCTGCTCGTggcgctcgccgcggcggcggtctaCGCGTTCGTGCAGAGGCGGCGGGCGCAGAAGGCCaaggcggagctcggcggcccTTTCG CGTCGTGGGCTCGGAGCGAGGAGTggggcggcgcgccgcggcTCAAGGGGGCGAGGTGGTTCTCCTACGAGGAGCTGAAGCGGAGCACCAACAACTTCGCCGAGGCGAACGAGCTCGGGTACGGGGGCTACGGCAAGGTGTACCGGGGCATGCTGCCGACGGGGCAGCCCATCGCCATCAAGAGGGCGCAGCAGGGGTCCATGCAGGGCGGGCACGAGTTCAAGACGGAGATCGAGCTGCTCTCGCGCGTGCACCACAAGAACCTCGTCGGCCTCGTCGGGTTCTGCTTCgagcagggggagcagatgctCGTCTACGAGTTCATGCCCGGCGGCACGCTGCGCGACAGCCTCGCCGGCAAGAGCGGGCTGCACCTCGACTGGAAGAAGCGGCTCCGGGTGGCGctgggcgcggcgcgcgggctggcctacctccacgagctcgccgacccgcccatcatccaccgcGACGTCAAGTCCAGCAACATCCTCATGGACGACCACCTCACGGCCAAGGTCGCCGACTTCGGCCTCTCCAAGCTCGTCTCCGACAGCGAGAGGGGCCACGTCAGCACCCAAGTCAAAGGGACACTG GGGTACCTGGACCCTGAGTACTACATGTCCCAGCAGCTGACCGAGAAGAGCGACGTCTACAGCTTCGGCGTCGTCATGCTCGAGCTGATCGTGGCCAAGCAGCCGATCGACAAGGGCAAGTACGTCGTCCGCGAGGTCAATAGGCTGTTCGACACCTCCGACGCCGACTTCTGCGGGCTCAGGGGCATGGTCGACGCCAGGATCATGAACACCAACCGCCTCGCCGCGTTCGGCAAGTTTGTGCAGCTGGCGCTCAGGTGCGTCGACGAGGTGGCCACGGCCCGGCCGTCCATGAGCGAGGTCGTCAAGGAGATCGAGGTGATGCTGCAGAGCGAGGGGCTCAgcagctcctccacctccgcctcgaCGTCCGCCACCGAGTTCGACGTCACCAAGGGGGCTCCTCACCATCCTTACAATGATCCTCCGAAGAAGGACAAGGATGTGAGCACGGACTCGTTCGACTACAGCGGGGGCTATTCTTTCCAGTCCAAGGTCGAACCAAAgtag